In Blastopirellula sediminis, the following proteins share a genomic window:
- a CDS encoding NPCBM/NEW2 domain-containing protein, whose protein sequence is MNCIPLILIAASTLSAAVTVDIETLDGRTLQGELRQLSADEIGLRTSVGDEKFPYDSLMRVDIPGEEVPLAEGGAMLQLADGSQLNIKKFSLENRKFVVTSESFTQFEVPAAALRMLRFDSEQRSFDKRWDQLLEEKILGDAVVIRRNDDLSFQEAIIQSIVEDKASIQLDELEAKIPLSKLAGLLFYQRNNRKLGAPLCKLQLRDGGVIFAGKIMLDGDLLQVESNAGGKFTIPLAAIESMDFAAGNIIPLTDLTPDQDAWATFIPSNLSRDQLSLIYAPDVRTGSTAQPLELSLSGESKSFASGIALHARTELTYLLPEDVRQFHAFAGLPAGASGPLKLTITADKTTLIDTVLDENQSSLDIHGDVRGARRLKVVVDFAGNGDLGDRVYLCQPRLIK, encoded by the coding sequence GTGAACTGCATTCCGCTGATCCTGATCGCCGCCTCCACGCTTTCGGCCGCAGTGACCGTCGACATTGAAACGCTCGACGGTCGCACGCTGCAGGGAGAACTGCGTCAACTGTCGGCGGACGAGATCGGACTGCGCACCAGCGTCGGCGATGAGAAGTTCCCGTACGACTCGCTGATGCGGGTCGACATTCCTGGCGAAGAGGTTCCGCTGGCCGAAGGGGGCGCCATGTTGCAGCTCGCCGACGGTTCGCAGCTGAACATCAAAAAGTTCTCGCTCGAGAACCGCAAGTTCGTCGTCACTTCGGAGAGCTTTACGCAATTTGAAGTTCCCGCCGCCGCGCTGCGAATGCTCCGGTTCGATAGCGAACAGCGTTCGTTCGACAAACGGTGGGATCAGCTGCTCGAAGAAAAGATTCTCGGCGACGCCGTCGTGATTCGTCGCAATGACGACCTCTCGTTCCAGGAAGCGATCATCCAGTCGATCGTCGAAGACAAGGCGTCAATTCAGCTCGACGAACTCGAAGCGAAGATTCCGCTCAGCAAGCTGGCCGGGCTCCTCTTTTATCAGCGCAACAATCGCAAGCTGGGCGCCCCGCTGTGCAAATTGCAACTGCGTGACGGGGGAGTGATTTTCGCCGGAAAAATCATGCTGGACGGGGATCTGCTGCAGGTTGAATCGAACGCCGGCGGGAAGTTTACGATCCCGCTCGCCGCGATCGAGTCGATGGACTTTGCGGCCGGCAACATCATTCCGCTGACCGATCTGACCCCGGACCAGGACGCGTGGGCGACCTTTATTCCGTCCAACTTGTCGCGTGATCAGCTGTCGTTGATTTACGCTCCTGACGTCCGAACCGGTTCGACGGCCCAGCCGCTGGAACTGTCGCTCAGCGGCGAATCGAAATCTTTCGCCAGCGGTATCGCATTGCATGCTCGAACCGAACTGACCTACTTGCTGCCGGAAGACGTTCGCCAGTTTCATGCCTTCGCAGGCCTGCCGGCCGGCGCGAGCGGTCCTTTGAAACTGACGATCACCGCCGACAAGACGACCTTGATCGATACGGTCCTCGACGAAAACCAATCGTCTCTCGATATACACGGCGACGTCCGAGGCGCTCGCCGTCTGAAGGTCGTGGTCGACTTCGCTGGCAACGGCGATTTGGGAGACCGCGTTTATCTG
- a CDS encoding BatA domain-containing protein encodes MQFVHPALTWGFLLLLVPVLIHLINMMRRRRVQWAAMQFLLESQKRNQRSVWFKQLLLLLSRMAAIGLLVAIMAGLTTSDQWSTLFGGGGTHHYVILDDSMSMSDRTGGVEVMDRGREVIKQIAAVAAEKRTPQRLTLLRTSRAAAGDGGVARVDISGDDVDSTFRDSLEESLRVVDSTELAIGPAGAIAAVNRFITDNVESENSLVYLVGDFRRRDWSQSQDVKQRLQELSNKAAEIHLVNCSRRNPINLGITRLAPESATLAAGVPTFLEVTVRNYSETPATGVQVKLSTYHDDDTDRKFASAGEGLGAPHSEPTVYFEEVPPGEEVTRRAQIYFPTAGQHVAVAELPDDAVAADNRRFQILNAPPAIPVLLVDGDVQQRNAYFMTAVFQPGEAVNTGIQPLVVGPQYLRDASLETLQSFDAIYLFDVARFDGDAVKKLKDYAASGRGVAVFAGPGSTVDALNSLHEGGLLPAKVIGTKELAPPIAGEETVDFVPSEHPIFSVFRGEKNRFRNDLKFYQYYDLDATWKPEEQGAILGKLRDGRPLIVEQQVGDGSVVTFLTSLTPDWNNWSITPGFIVTALELQAYLASGTRKSAERLVGGPIRVEVDAANFRNDALVFAPGADRMPTVKRDRATLTKQDGGALLELDYVGVNNVTGDSLTGLSGVYDVWLTQSDGHPNLRRFALNVDPLEGDLTTTDRNELQAALAPVTFTYHTVESVDYSWSASEGFAWQDYLLYALLGLLVVEQLLAYLTSYHPPAMGGAR; translated from the coding sequence ATGCAGTTCGTTCATCCAGCGCTGACCTGGGGCTTCTTGCTCCTGCTCGTCCCCGTGTTGATCCACCTGATCAACATGATGCGACGTCGGCGCGTCCAATGGGCGGCGATGCAGTTTCTGCTCGAAAGCCAGAAGCGGAATCAACGCTCGGTCTGGTTCAAGCAGCTGTTGCTCCTGCTGTCTCGCATGGCGGCGATCGGCCTGTTGGTCGCGATCATGGCGGGGCTCACCACCTCGGATCAATGGTCGACCTTGTTTGGCGGCGGGGGAACGCATCATTACGTGATCCTCGACGATAGCATGTCGATGTCGGACCGAACCGGCGGCGTCGAAGTAATGGATCGCGGCCGAGAAGTGATCAAACAAATCGCCGCAGTCGCCGCCGAGAAGCGAACGCCGCAGCGTCTTACCTTGCTCCGCACGTCGCGAGCCGCCGCCGGCGATGGCGGAGTCGCTCGCGTCGACATCAGCGGCGATGACGTCGATTCGACCTTCCGCGATTCGCTGGAAGAGTCGCTCCGCGTCGTCGATTCGACCGAACTGGCCATCGGCCCGGCCGGCGCGATCGCCGCCGTCAATCGCTTCATCACCGACAACGTCGAAAGCGAAAACTCGCTCGTTTACCTGGTCGGCGACTTCCGCCGCCGCGACTGGTCGCAGTCGCAAGATGTGAAACAGCGGCTGCAAGAGCTCTCGAACAAGGCGGCCGAGATTCACCTGGTCAATTGCTCGCGCCGCAACCCGATCAACCTGGGCATTACGCGACTCGCTCCGGAGTCGGCGACTTTGGCCGCCGGCGTGCCGACCTTCCTGGAAGTGACGGTGCGCAACTACAGCGAAACTCCCGCGACCGGCGTGCAGGTCAAACTTTCGACCTATCACGATGACGACACCGATCGCAAGTTCGCCAGCGCCGGCGAAGGACTTGGCGCTCCGCACAGCGAACCGACCGTCTACTTTGAAGAAGTCCCGCCGGGCGAAGAAGTGACGCGCCGCGCTCAGATCTACTTCCCGACTGCCGGTCAGCATGTCGCCGTCGCCGAACTGCCGGATGACGCGGTCGCCGCCGACAATCGCCGTTTCCAGATTTTGAACGCTCCGCCGGCGATTCCCGTCCTGCTCGTCGATGGAGACGTGCAGCAGCGCAACGCCTACTTCATGACCGCCGTCTTCCAACCGGGCGAAGCGGTCAACACCGGCATCCAGCCGCTGGTCGTCGGTCCGCAGTATCTACGCGATGCGTCGCTCGAAACGCTGCAAAGCTTCGATGCGATCTACCTGTTTGACGTCGCTCGCTTTGACGGCGATGCGGTCAAAAAGCTGAAGGACTACGCCGCGAGCGGTCGCGGGGTGGCGGTTTTCGCCGGTCCCGGTTCGACGGTCGACGCCCTCAATTCGCTGCACGAAGGGGGCCTGCTGCCGGCCAAGGTGATCGGCACGAAAGAACTGGCTCCGCCGATCGCCGGTGAAGAGACCGTCGACTTCGTCCCGTCGGAACACCCGATCTTCTCCGTCTTCCGTGGCGAGAAGAACCGGTTCCGCAACGACTTGAAGTTCTATCAGTACTACGATCTCGACGCGACTTGGAAGCCGGAAGAGCAGGGCGCCATCCTCGGCAAGCTCCGCGACGGCCGCCCGTTGATCGTCGAACAACAAGTTGGCGACGGCAGCGTCGTCACCTTCCTGACCAGCTTAACCCCCGACTGGAACAACTGGTCGATCACGCCGGGCTTCATCGTCACGGCGCTCGAACTGCAAGCCTATCTCGCTTCCGGCACGCGGAAATCGGCCGAGCGACTTGTCGGCGGCCCGATTCGCGTCGAAGTTGATGCGGCGAACTTCCGCAATGACGCGCTCGTTTTCGCTCCTGGCGCCGATCGGATGCCGACCGTGAAACGAGACCGCGCAACCCTGACCAAGCAGGACGGCGGCGCCTTGCTGGAACTCGACTACGTCGGCGTCAACAACGTCACCGGCGATTCGCTGACCGGACTCTCTGGCGTCTACGACGTTTGGCTCACCCAAAGCGACGGGCATCCTAACTTGCGGCGGTTCGCGTTGAACGTCGATCCGCTGGAAGGGGACCTGACGACGACCGATCGCAACGAACTGCAAGCGGCGCTCGCGCCGGTCACGTTTACCTATCACACCGTCGAGTCGGTCGACTACAGCTGGAGCGCCAGCGAAGGTTTCGCCTGGCAAGACTATCTGCTCTACGCACTGTTAGGACTACTGGTCGTGGAACAGCTGCTGGCCTATCTGACGAGCTATCATCCTCCCGCGATGGGAGGCGCCCGCTAA
- a CDS encoding DUF58 domain-containing protein produces the protein MPDSKRFLHPEAIKTIARLELRARHIVEGFLSGMHRSPYFGQSIEFLQHREYATGDDLRHIDWKVWAKQDRFYIKQFEEETNLRCTLLVDASQSMQYGAGPLNKYEYACTAAASLAYLVLKQQDAIGCAIYDEKIRARVPTMSKRNHLLSVIKAFDENQPREKTSFLRICREAAEAYPRRGMMVVLSDLFGDVEETIKGLKLLRQRGHDVLVMHILDDDELDFPFAGPTRFEGMETEDQLDCNPRALRDGYLQALQVFLDEVRRGCAKNTVDYALVRTSDSLGAVLSTYLNSRLGMHHRN, from the coding sequence ATGCCCGATTCCAAAAGATTTTTGCATCCTGAGGCGATCAAGACGATCGCTCGGCTGGAGTTACGGGCACGGCATATCGTCGAAGGTTTTCTTTCGGGAATGCATCGCAGCCCTTACTTTGGCCAATCGATCGAGTTCTTGCAGCATCGCGAATACGCGACCGGGGACGATCTACGTCATATCGACTGGAAAGTCTGGGCCAAGCAGGACCGCTTCTACATCAAGCAGTTTGAAGAAGAGACCAACTTGCGTTGTACGCTCTTGGTCGACGCTTCCCAAAGCATGCAGTACGGCGCGGGCCCGCTGAACAAGTACGAATACGCCTGCACTGCGGCGGCCAGCCTGGCTTACCTGGTGCTGAAGCAGCAAGATGCGATCGGCTGTGCGATCTACGACGAAAAGATCCGCGCCCGCGTCCCGACCATGAGCAAACGGAATCACTTGCTCTCGGTCATCAAAGCGTTCGACGAAAACCAGCCGCGTGAGAAGACCAGCTTTTTGCGAATCTGTCGCGAAGCGGCCGAAGCTTATCCGCGCCGCGGCATGATGGTGGTCCTCTCCGATCTGTTCGGCGACGTCGAAGAGACGATCAAAGGACTGAAGCTCCTTCGCCAGCGCGGACATGACGTGCTGGTAATGCACATCCTGGACGACGACGAACTGGATTTTCCGTTCGCTGGGCCGACCCGCTTTGAAGGAATGGAGACCGAAGACCAGTTGGACTGCAACCCGCGAGCGCTCCGTGACGGCTACCTGCAAGCTTTGCAGGTCTTCCTCGACGAAGTTCGCCGCGGCTGCGCGAAGAACACGGTCGACTACGCGTTGGTCCGCACCAGCGATTCTCTGGGCGCGGTCCTCTCGACCTATTTGAACAGCCGACTTGGCATGCACCACCGCAACTAA
- a CDS encoding AAA family ATPase: MSDSPLQADAAAVERIAAARRQIHEQLSQIIVGQTDVIEELLISLISRGHCLLEGVPGLAKTLMISSLAKTLNLSFSRIQFTPDLMPADITGTEIIEENRSTGHREFRFLEGPLFSNIILADEINRTPPKTQAALLEAMQERQVTVGRVRHELSDPFFVLATQNPIEQEGTYPLPEAQQDRFMFKVYVKYPNFDDEFEIARRTTGGAKGEIAPVLSGEELIELQKIVREVPITDHVIRYALSLVRQTRVGGAGTPDFVQDLVSWGAGPRAVQFLILGGKARALLHGRTHVSTDDIQALAKPVLRHRISVNFAAESDGVSPDDIIDRILESTPTKEDELTSDARFQKIFAS, encoded by the coding sequence ATGTCCGACTCTCCCCTTCAGGCAGACGCCGCTGCGGTCGAGAGAATTGCCGCTGCTCGTCGTCAGATTCATGAGCAGCTTTCGCAAATCATCGTCGGGCAGACCGACGTGATCGAAGAATTGCTGATCTCGCTTATCAGCCGCGGTCACTGCCTTCTGGAAGGGGTGCCGGGTCTGGCGAAGACGTTGATGATCAGTTCGCTGGCGAAAACGCTGAACCTCAGCTTTAGCCGCATTCAATTCACTCCCGACTTGATGCCGGCCGACATCACCGGCACCGAAATCATCGAAGAGAACCGTTCGACCGGCCATCGCGAATTCCGCTTCCTGGAAGGCCCGCTCTTCTCGAACATCATTCTCGCGGACGAAATCAACCGTACGCCTCCCAAGACGCAGGCGGCGCTGCTCGAAGCGATGCAGGAACGTCAGGTGACCGTCGGTCGCGTCCGTCACGAACTGTCGGACCCGTTCTTCGTCCTCGCGACGCAAAACCCGATCGAACAAGAGGGTACCTACCCGCTGCCGGAAGCGCAACAAGACCGCTTCATGTTCAAGGTCTACGTGAAGTACCCGAACTTCGACGACGAATTTGAAATCGCTCGCCGCACTACCGGCGGCGCGAAAGGTGAGATCGCTCCCGTTTTGAGCGGCGAAGAGCTGATCGAACTGCAAAAGATCGTTCGCGAAGTGCCGATCACCGATCATGTGATCCGCTACGCGTTGTCGCTGGTCCGCCAGACGCGCGTCGGCGGGGCCGGAACGCCTGACTTTGTGCAGGATCTGGTCAGCTGGGGCGCTGGTCCCCGCGCCGTTCAGTTTTTGATTCTCGGCGGCAAGGCTCGCGCTTTGCTGCACGGCCGTACGCACGTCTCGACCGACGACATCCAAGCCTTGGCCAAACCGGTGCTGCGGCATCGCATTTCGGTCAACTTCGCCGCCGAAAGCGACGGCGTGAGCCCGGACGACATCATCGATCGAATTCTGGAATCGACCCCCACCAAGGAAGATGAGCTAACGAGCGATGCCCGATTCCAAAAGATTTTTGCATCCTGA
- a CDS encoding outer membrane protein assembly factor BamB family protein, with the protein MKFRILPSLPTCGEPLRRIHLVALLMVTATAASVWGQVETNDDAVFLAPPREIRLQIERAREAKEAKKWTAAAEELGLLLNDPELEDFFLPGNVSGPVDMSIKKEARDLLNSLPKEGQEAFELLYGADAKAMLKQAISSRDPSMLAEISRRFAHTDAGYQATILLARSQLDQGLPMSAVLALQPLLNSRMALDKYEPEISLLMAIGYYAAGDEDHAVETLDNLRAIQKNLNFKVPQSLEPLFAESAKPGEWLSAQFQDLNSPSSKVPQSWVVFGGDAARNAPTKGSAPLRNLNWHVRMARSSNDEEQTEDTAQGFIENGIAVLPAAQPLVVRDQVLVRTPWHLLGVDLGTGKVKWNYPWDASDVSRVDSRFSAMSNDPGSSYLDQIKRRTWLDGCYGQISSDGERVFIIEEATPSEPQQRGPGIALFSVVRAPSPNRLRCFGLRGEGETLWIAGSEMSDEPALAEAQFLGVPLPVEGSLYTIAEVNGEIRLLVFNSADGKLLWSQQLAQLDGLWMSVNEPAHRRYGASPSFSDGVLICPTNIGVVAAIDVRQRSLLWGYQYQEVERQPRQGFIQRRPTESRQDYGDHWSDGKVVIAGNRVFLTPPETDQIFCLDRMSGKLLWEKPREDGVYLATVSGDIALVVGANNIYGLKVDTGDAAWESQPIPDGGLPSGRGFLSGDYYYLPTTQDEIVRINIRDGKLDKSIPTEGTLGNLVCHGRYVISQGVNFVASFKQIDALREEVRVRLAKNANDAEALRNQGELLVHDGKVQEALATLHRSLELVDSPETQQAYVSTALEALREDFAGNRDTAQKLESIVESMDDRLELVRVTAIGLHQAGEYQAAFNDYIRYVDLLDQIIDQGKSERPLQSIGPNLRVQRDRWIGGQLAQLRSAVDETVAASMNEAVAERWDGTKEHAKSDDYAEKLRRFARRFGAFPLARSAELELARVALANGNELAAETIWQQLAFGDDPQVAAQATADLAGLLAARGHKADASIVYRRLADRFRNEKLANGQSGRQLAMEQAVNVANPYWNYGAVNLDRRSEDLAAAVRLLHPIRIDERFGFDIPREALKLDNEERHIVVIDEYGNQRLHLPFTMLNEAQLYNSQTAQIHADRIGHLVIVSFGNEVHAFDTLQRGDDEDLRERALWQENLSPEGSSSRSRPKVNVVEVNDNPFGDYPYDGHDSLNERPIGYMSSLRYDSLCFQRGNKLICVDPLTGDSNWERDNVTPGCYLLSNDSVLAAIPPRKSNDGATETEALLFDLRSGVQIGTVKAPVREMIWATDGTNYLTWEKDDHQTVIARDLLTGKELWRYQGENGARGKVFGSQVAILEPNGQFHVFNLADGKKLIDAKLHDAPELGQRDSQIKIVEGADDFQLIVTTSRKESRFTSKSIPYNSKEPAGPVSRVYSFSRSDGQLQWQTPEPIRDFHLIEAEQSPRLPVLAFASRQNRIDKKAHEAIVLLVDRRDGRVLLRDGQTDHTATYQLFGDPENQTLRVLLTKMSFSLNFTAAPAPPAPSGSSLPAITYPPVEEKR; encoded by the coding sequence GTGAAATTTCGCATTCTCCCCTCTCTCCCCACCTGCGGCGAGCCGCTTCGCCGGATCCATCTGGTCGCCCTCCTGATGGTTACCGCCACCGCCGCTTCGGTCTGGGGACAGGTAGAAACCAACGACGACGCCGTCTTTCTGGCGCCCCCGCGTGAGATTCGACTCCAGATCGAACGAGCCCGGGAAGCCAAAGAGGCGAAGAAGTGGACCGCCGCGGCCGAAGAGCTGGGGCTGCTGCTGAACGATCCGGAGTTGGAAGACTTCTTCCTGCCGGGCAACGTTTCGGGGCCGGTCGATATGAGCATCAAGAAGGAGGCCCGCGACCTCCTCAACTCGCTTCCCAAAGAAGGGCAGGAAGCGTTCGAGCTCCTCTACGGCGCCGACGCCAAGGCGATGCTCAAGCAGGCGATCTCCTCACGCGACCCCAGCATGCTGGCCGAAATCTCGCGCCGTTTCGCCCATACTGACGCCGGCTATCAGGCGACCATCCTGCTTGCTCGGTCGCAGTTGGATCAGGGTCTGCCGATGTCGGCGGTCCTGGCGCTGCAGCCGCTGCTGAACAGCCGCATGGCGCTCGACAAGTACGAACCTGAAATCTCGCTCTTGATGGCGATCGGCTATTACGCCGCCGGCGACGAAGACCACGCCGTCGAAACGCTCGACAACCTCCGCGCGATTCAAAAGAACTTGAACTTCAAAGTTCCCCAGTCCCTCGAACCGCTGTTCGCCGAATCGGCCAAGCCGGGCGAGTGGCTATCCGCCCAGTTTCAAGATTTGAACAGCCCCAGTTCCAAGGTCCCGCAGTCGTGGGTCGTCTTTGGCGGGGACGCTGCGCGAAATGCGCCGACCAAAGGGAGCGCACCGCTGCGGAATTTGAACTGGCACGTCCGGATGGCCCGCAGCAGCAATGACGAAGAGCAAACCGAAGACACCGCCCAAGGCTTTATCGAAAACGGCATCGCCGTGTTGCCGGCCGCTCAGCCCCTGGTCGTTCGCGATCAAGTGCTGGTCCGAACTCCGTGGCATCTGCTCGGCGTCGATCTGGGCACCGGCAAGGTGAAATGGAACTATCCCTGGGACGCTTCGGACGTCAGCCGGGTCGACTCGCGGTTCAGCGCCATGTCGAACGATCCCGGCTCCAGCTATCTCGATCAAATCAAACGCCGCACCTGGCTCGACGGCTGCTACGGGCAAATTTCGTCCGACGGCGAGCGGGTCTTCATCATCGAAGAAGCGACCCCGAGCGAACCGCAGCAACGCGGTCCCGGTATCGCGCTCTTCAGCGTGGTCCGCGCTCCGTCGCCCAATCGTCTCCGCTGCTTTGGTCTGCGCGGAGAAGGGGAGACCCTCTGGATCGCCGGCAGCGAGATGAGCGACGAACCAGCCTTGGCCGAAGCGCAGTTCCTGGGGGTTCCGCTCCCGGTCGAAGGCTCGCTGTACACCATCGCGGAAGTGAACGGTGAAATTCGTCTGCTCGTGTTCAATTCGGCCGACGGCAAATTGCTTTGGTCGCAGCAACTGGCGCAGCTCGACGGGCTGTGGATGAGCGTGAACGAACCGGCCCATCGCCGCTACGGCGCCTCGCCGTCGTTCTCCGACGGCGTGCTGATCTGCCCGACCAATATCGGGGTGGTCGCCGCGATTGACGTTCGGCAACGTTCGCTCCTCTGGGGCTATCAGTACCAAGAGGTCGAACGCCAGCCGCGACAAGGATTTATTCAGCGTCGCCCGACCGAATCGCGTCAAGATTACGGCGATCACTGGTCGGACGGGAAAGTGGTCATCGCCGGGAATCGAGTCTTTTTGACGCCGCCGGAAACCGACCAGATCTTCTGCTTGGACCGGATGTCCGGCAAGCTGCTGTGGGAAAAGCCGCGGGAAGATGGCGTTTACCTGGCGACCGTTTCCGGCGACATCGCGCTGGTCGTCGGCGCCAACAACATCTACGGCCTGAAGGTCGACACCGGCGACGCCGCGTGGGAAAGCCAGCCGATTCCGGACGGCGGCTTGCCGAGCGGCCGCGGCTTTTTGAGCGGCGACTATTACTACTTGCCGACGACCCAGGACGAGATCGTGCGAATCAACATTCGCGACGGCAAACTCGACAAATCGATCCCGACCGAAGGAACCTTGGGGAACCTGGTCTGCCACGGACGTTACGTGATCTCGCAAGGAGTCAACTTCGTCGCGTCGTTCAAACAGATTGACGCGCTGCGAGAAGAAGTCCGCGTCCGCTTGGCGAAAAACGCCAACGACGCCGAAGCGCTCCGCAATCAAGGAGAGCTGTTGGTGCACGACGGCAAGGTCCAGGAAGCGCTGGCGACCTTGCATCGCTCGCTGGAACTGGTCGATTCGCCCGAAACGCAGCAGGCCTACGTCTCGACGGCGCTCGAAGCGTTGCGCGAAGACTTCGCCGGCAATCGCGATACGGCGCAGAAACTCGAATCGATCGTCGAGAGCATGGATGACCGCTTGGAACTGGTCCGCGTCACCGCGATCGGTCTGCATCAGGCCGGCGAATATCAAGCCGCGTTCAACGATTACATTCGCTACGTCGATCTGCTCGATCAGATTATCGACCAAGGGAAGTCGGAACGCCCGCTGCAGAGCATCGGGCCGAACCTGCGAGTCCAGCGTGATCGCTGGATCGGCGGGCAGCTGGCGCAACTGCGGAGCGCCGTCGACGAAACGGTCGCCGCCTCGATGAATGAAGCGGTCGCCGAGCGTTGGGACGGGACCAAAGAACATGCGAAGAGCGACGACTACGCCGAAAAGCTTCGCCGCTTCGCGCGACGTTTCGGCGCGTTTCCGCTGGCCCGTTCGGCCGAGTTGGAACTGGCCCGCGTCGCCTTGGCGAACGGCAACGAACTTGCCGCCGAGACGATCTGGCAGCAGCTCGCCTTCGGCGACGATCCGCAAGTCGCCGCTCAAGCGACCGCCGACCTGGCCGGCTTGCTCGCCGCTCGCGGTCATAAGGCGGACGCGTCGATCGTTTACCGCCGCCTGGCCGATCGATTCCGCAACGAGAAACTCGCCAACGGCCAGTCAGGCCGACAATTGGCGATGGAACAAGCGGTCAACGTCGCCAATCCGTATTGGAACTACGGCGCCGTCAACCTGGATCGCCGCAGCGAAGATCTGGCCGCGGCCGTCCGTCTGCTTCATCCGATTCGGATCGACGAGCGGTTCGGCTTCGACATTCCCCGCGAAGCGCTCAAGCTCGACAACGAAGAACGCCATATCGTGGTGATCGACGAATATGGAAACCAGCGACTCCATCTGCCGTTCACCATGTTGAACGAAGCGCAGCTTTACAACTCGCAAACGGCCCAGATCCATGCGGATCGAATCGGGCACCTGGTGATCGTCTCGTTCGGGAACGAAGTCCACGCCTTCGACACGCTGCAGCGCGGCGATGACGAGGATCTCCGCGAACGAGCCTTGTGGCAAGAGAATCTGTCGCCCGAAGGAAGCAGCAGCCGCAGCCGGCCGAAAGTGAATGTAGTGGAAGTCAACGACAACCCGTTCGGCGACTATCCGTATGACGGTCATGACTCGCTCAACGAGCGCCCGATCGGCTACATGAGCTCGCTCCGTTACGATTCGCTCTGCTTCCAGCGCGGCAACAAGCTGATCTGCGTCGATCCGCTGACCGGCGACTCGAACTGGGAACGGGACAACGTTACGCCTGGTTGCTATCTGCTGTCGAACGATTCGGTCCTGGCGGCGATTCCGCCGCGGAAGTCAAACGACGGCGCTACCGAAACCGAAGCGCTGCTGTTTGATCTGCGCAGCGGGGTTCAGATTGGAACGGTCAAAGCGCCGGTCCGCGAGATGATCTGGGCGACCGACGGCACGAACTACCTGACCTGGGAAAAAGACGACCATCAGACGGTGATCGCCCGCGATCTGTTGACCGGCAAAGAACTGTGGCGCTACCAGGGAGAGAACGGCGCTCGCGGTAAGGTCTTCGGCTCGCAGGTCGCCATCCTCGAACCGAACGGTCAGTTCCACGTTTTCAATCTGGCCGACGGCAAAAAGCTGATCGACGCCAAGTTGCACGACGCTCCAGAGCTGGGCCAGCGCGATTCGCAAATCAAGATTGTTGAAGGCGCCGACGACTTCCAGTTGATCGTCACCACCAGCCGCAAGGAAAGCCGCTTCACCTCGAAGAGCATTCCATACAACTCGAAGGAGCCTGCCGGACCGGTTTCGCGGGTCTACAGCTTCTCGCGGTCGGACGGTCAGCTGCAATGGCAGACGCCGGAACCGATTCGCGACTTCCACCTGATCGAAGCGGAACAATCGCCGCGGCTGCCGGTGCTCGCCTTTGCGTCGCGGCAGAACCGGATCGACAAGAAAGCGCACGAAGCGATCGTGCTGCTGGTCGATCGTCGCGACGGCCGCGTCCTGCTACGAGACGGCCAGACCGACCACACCGCGACCTACCAGCTGTTTGGGGATCCCGAAAACCAGACGCTGCGGGTGCTGCTGACCAAGATGTCGTTCTCGCTCAACTTCACCGCCGCTCCGGCTCCTCCGGCGCCGAGCGGTTCTTCCCTTCCCGCCATCACTTACCCCCCGGTAGAAGAGAAGCGTTAA
- a CDS encoding HU family DNA-binding protein, translated as MAKKAAAATTAKKPLTKTELLNNIAEETGVAKKDVATVLDALSNQVKKSLGKSGAGAISIPGLIKIEKKKVPARPAKKGVPNPFKPGELMDVPAKPASVKVKVRALKNLKDMV; from the coding sequence ATGGCGAAAAAAGCCGCTGCGGCCACCACCGCGAAGAAGCCGCTGACGAAGACCGAACTGCTGAACAACATTGCGGAAGAAACCGGCGTCGCCAAGAAGGACGTGGCGACCGTCCTGGACGCGCTCTCGAATCAGGTCAAGAAGTCGCTGGGCAAGTCTGGCGCTGGCGCCATCTCGATCCCCGGTCTGATCAAGATCGAAAAGAAGAAGGTTCCCGCTCGTCCCGCCAAGAAGGGCGTGCCGAACCCGTTCAAGCCGGGCGAACTGATGGACGTTCCGGCCAAGCCGGCTTCGGTCAAAGTCAAGGTTCGCGCGCTGAAGAACCTGAAGGACATGGTCTAA
- a CDS encoding HD domain-containing protein produces MNVIEFIERKFAELGDRTYGEEVTERQHALQSAYFAEQAGAADEMVVACFLHDFGHFITGKEELIADQGIDAQHEELGARFLSRHFRPGIVEPGRLHVAAKRYLCATDSEYLRGLSAASLQSLKLQGGPMSAEEIAQFEQEPFWQAALELRRFDDLGKDPDLETPPVAYYLEKLPPFLLETAASG; encoded by the coding sequence ATGAACGTCATCGAATTCATCGAGCGGAAGTTTGCCGAGTTGGGAGATCGCACCTACGGCGAAGAAGTGACCGAGCGCCAACATGCGCTGCAGTCGGCTTACTTCGCCGAACAGGCCGGCGCCGCCGACGAGATGGTGGTCGCCTGCTTCCTGCATGACTTCGGGCACTTCATCACCGGCAAAGAGGAGCTGATCGCCGACCAGGGAATCGACGCACAGCACGAAGAGCTCGGAGCTCGTTTTCTGTCGCGGCACTTCAGGCCGGGGATCGTCGAGCCGGGACGTCTGCATGTCGCGGCGAAGCGCTACTTGTGTGCGACCGATTCGGAATACCTCCGCGGCTTGTCGGCCGCATCGCTGCAAAGCTTGAAACTGCAGGGAGGCCCGATGTCAGCCGAGGAGATCGCCCAGTTTGAGCAGGAGCCGTTTTGGCAAGCGGCGCTCGAGCTGCGGCGCTTTGACGATCTGGGGAAAGATCCAGACCTGGAAACGCCGCCGGTTGCGTATTATCTCGAGAAATTGCCGCCGTTTTTGCTCGAAACCGCGGCTTCCGGCTAG